One window of Triticum dicoccoides isolate Atlit2015 ecotype Zavitan chromosome 5A, WEW_v2.0, whole genome shotgun sequence genomic DNA carries:
- the LOC119298302 gene encoding zinc finger protein ZAT12-like — MTKHQRAAAHQAVSLSLSLSLGAVAGLNKKMRRAAAAAGGDQFVCKTCGRSFPSFQALGGHRTSHLRGRHGLALALTTGDHYYSVKPKSTADHKSEHRCHICGQGFETGQALGGHMRRHRDEAAQAPPVLLELFV, encoded by the coding sequence ATGACGAAGCACCAGCGAGCTGCAGCACACCAGGCCGTGTCactctccctctcgctctccctcggcgccgtcgccggcctcaACAAGAAGATGCGCCGCGCTGCGGCCGCAGCCGGTGGGGATCAGTTCGTGTGCAAGACGTGCGGCCGCTCGTTCCCGTCGTTCCAGGCGCTCGGCGGCCACCGGACCAGCCACCTCCGCGGCCGCCACGGGCTCGCGCTCGCCCTCACCACCGGCGATCACTACTACTCCGTCAAGCCCAAGAGTACAGCCGATCACAAGTCTGAGCACCGGTGCCACATCTGCGGCCAAGGGTTCGAGACGGGGCAGGCGCTCGGCGGCCACATGCGCCGGCACCGTGACGAGGCGGCGCAGGCGCCGCCCGTTCTGCTCGAGCTCTTTGTCTAG